From the Sphingomonas mesophila genome, one window contains:
- a CDS encoding LysR family transcriptional regulator, translating to MLNSAQLARLDLNLLLVFDLLFEERNAGRAAARLHLSPSAISHALRRLRTMLNDPLFLPTSKGMVPTERAEALAPAIRDIIERVHGVIASAEEFDPGTAVRRFRIGAPDGAISSLVPTLVKQLETVAPGICVSVVQLLPSPGSTSPDHAWQGALSDLHSRLIDLAILPHRPSQSRFYVESLFSEHFVILCRNGHPFASDPSLKAFTSARHVLVSSTGDASGIVDELLASRGLDRQIALTVPNFFMAAAAIAASDLIGALPSRFAAEATKTFPVQVLAPPVPIQSTDLHVVVPKTAMLDQGLAWLVRLLTEKDALVTGRRC from the coding sequence ATGTTGAACAGCGCTCAACTCGCTCGGCTCGATCTCAACCTACTGCTCGTATTTGACCTGCTCTTCGAGGAGCGAAACGCCGGGCGGGCTGCAGCACGCCTTCACCTCAGCCCATCGGCGATCAGCCATGCACTGCGCCGACTTCGAACGATGCTGAACGATCCGCTCTTCTTGCCAACGTCGAAAGGGATGGTCCCAACTGAACGGGCAGAGGCGCTGGCGCCGGCTATCCGGGACATAATCGAACGTGTGCATGGAGTGATTGCGTCGGCAGAAGAATTTGATCCTGGTACCGCAGTACGACGGTTCCGCATCGGTGCGCCGGATGGAGCAATCTCCAGTCTGGTGCCGACGCTAGTCAAGCAATTGGAGACCGTGGCTCCCGGCATTTGCGTCTCCGTGGTGCAACTTCTGCCATCGCCTGGCAGCACGAGCCCCGATCATGCCTGGCAAGGGGCTCTCAGCGACTTGCATTCGCGCCTGATTGATCTGGCCATTCTACCCCATCGACCGAGCCAAAGCCGCTTCTACGTCGAGTCGCTATTCTCCGAACATTTCGTCATCCTCTGCCGTAATGGCCATCCATTCGCTTCTGATCCTTCGCTGAAGGCCTTCACGTCGGCACGGCATGTTCTCGTCTCCTCAACGGGTGACGCTTCAGGGATCGTAGATGAACTGCTTGCCAGCCGAGGGCTAGATCGGCAGATTGCGCTGACAGTCCCCAATTTCTTCATGGCAGCTGCTGCGATTGCCGCCTCAGACCTCATAGGAGCGCTGCCCAGCCGCTTTGCAGCCGAGGCAACTAAGACATTTCCTGTGCAGGTCTTGGCGCCGCCAGTTCCAATCCAATCCACGGACTTGCACGTCGTGGTTCCGAAAACCGCCATGCTCGATCAGGGGTTGGCGTGGCTGGTTCGACTCCTGACGGAAAAAGATGCCCTAGTTACGGGGCGTCGCTGCTGA
- a CDS encoding nuclear transport factor 2 family protein, with the protein MFKPFARSTLTALSAAAATFLLFKPNTEAQDLPQTAGRLASLYERANAALMRGDSATWEKLAPLTKDFVLMSPFGGEPSRYADYPPERIARMGRFFKNGSFSQQVVQTYSAKHMIVLVTIERANVEVGGLPAQDWALRVTSVFTRKGNQWFLAHRHADPLVDDVSLSEAASLAGGERDSSGKSH; encoded by the coding sequence ATGTTCAAACCGTTTGCCCGATCAACCCTGACGGCTCTTTCAGCGGCCGCTGCCACCTTCTTATTGTTTAAACCAAACACCGAAGCGCAGGATCTCCCGCAGACTGCGGGCCGGCTCGCGTCTCTCTACGAACGGGCGAACGCCGCCTTGATGCGCGGTGACAGTGCGACCTGGGAGAAACTGGCTCCGCTGACCAAGGACTTCGTCTTGATGTCTCCTTTCGGGGGCGAACCGTCCCGGTATGCGGACTACCCACCCGAACGCATCGCCCGCATGGGCCGCTTCTTCAAGAATGGGAGCTTCAGCCAACAGGTAGTGCAAACCTACTCTGCAAAACACATGATTGTCCTCGTGACCATCGAGCGCGCGAACGTCGAAGTGGGTGGGCTGCCAGCTCAGGACTGGGCACTGCGGGTCACTTCGGTCTTCACACGCAAAGGCAACCAATGGTTCCTTGCCCACCGTCATGCGGATCCGTTGGTCGACGATGTGTCTCTGTCGGAGGCGGCCAGTCTCGCGGGAGGAGAGCGGGACAGCAGTGGCAAGAGCCACTAG